In Cardinium endosymbiont of Culicoides punctatus, one DNA window encodes the following:
- a CDS encoding Rpn family recombination-promoting nuclease/putative transposase, with translation MEKLTPRVDIVFKKLFGVEENKDLLISLINAIVRQEDQVADITLLNPYNHRNFRQDKLSILDIKAESCTGKRFNIEIQITDAKDYDKRALYYWAKLYTEQLEISRSYDILSKAIGIHILNFISIPTSEKYHNIFHIKEVDNGMHYFKDLELHTIELKKFISDKDSKLSDIVSKVSSGLDRWVTFLSRHDLLNKEHLPSALNDSNIKKALDVLDVMNFNSEEKEVYEDHLKWIRTEALAVKTAEEKGEKIGIEKGRIEGKEEGIKSERYATALKMLQCNMDIETISTITTLSKEEIISIIQEGAFEEIV, from the coding sequence ATGGAAAAGTTAACCCCAAGAGTAGACATCGTTTTTAAAAAACTTTTCGGTGTTGAAGAGAATAAAGATTTACTGATATCACTTATTAATGCTATCGTTCGACAAGAAGATCAAGTAGCAGATATTACGTTACTGAATCCTTATAACCATCGGAACTTTAGACAGGATAAGTTGTCTATCTTAGATATTAAAGCAGAGAGCTGTACAGGCAAGAGATTTAATATTGAAATACAGATTACCGATGCAAAAGACTACGATAAGCGCGCTTTATATTACTGGGCTAAGTTGTATACGGAGCAATTAGAGATCTCCAGAAGCTATGATATTTTATCTAAAGCCATCGGCATCCATATACTTAACTTTATCAGTATTCCTACATCAGAGAAGTACCATAATATATTTCATATTAAGGAGGTAGATAATGGTATGCATTATTTCAAAGACCTAGAATTACACACGATAGAGTTAAAGAAATTCATCAGTGATAAAGATTCAAAATTATCTGATATCGTATCAAAAGTAAGTAGTGGTTTAGACAGATGGGTTACCTTTTTATCCCGTCATGATTTGTTAAACAAAGAGCATTTACCCTCTGCATTAAATGACAGCAATATAAAAAAGGCCTTAGACGTATTAGACGTTATGAACTTTAATTCAGAAGAAAAAGAAGTTTATGAAGATCATTTAAAATGGATTCGCACAGAGGCCTTGGCTGTTAAAACAGCTGAAGAGAAAGGTGAAAAGATTGGTATAGAGAAAGGAAGAATAGAAGGAAAGGAAGAAGGTATTAAGTCTGAACGCTATGCAACAGCCTTAAAGATGTTACAGTGCAATATGGATATAGAAACCATATCAACGATTACTACCCTTTCTAAAGAAGAAATTATCTCTATTATTCAAGAAGGGGCTTTTGAAGAGATTGTGTAG